The following DNA comes from Bacillota bacterium.
ACTTCAAGAAGCAGTCCCGCGTGGTCCTACGCAACTGCGGCCTGATCGACCCGGAGGTCATCGAGGAATATATCGCCCAGGGTGGCTATCAGGCCTTGGGCAAGGCTCTGACGACGATGACCCCGGAGGACGTCATTGCCACGGTCAAGATGGCCAAACTGCGGGGCCGGGGCGGCGCGGGCTTCCCCACCGCTCTCAAGTGGGAGTTCGCCCGCAAGGCCCCCGGAGCCGAGAAGTACATCGTCTGCAACGCCGACGAGGGCGAGCCCGGCACCTTCAAGGACCGGCTCATCCTCGAAGGAGACCCGCACAGCATCCTGGAGGGGATGGCCGTCGCCGCCTATGCCGTAGGGGCCTCCTACGGCTACATCTATGTCCGCGGCGAGTACACCCTGTCCATCCGGCGCCTCCAGACGGCCATCGAGAAGGCCCGGGGCCTCGGTCTTCTGGGGAAGAACATCTTCAACTCCGGCTTCAATTTCGACGTCGAGATCCGGCTGGGGGCCGGCGCCTACGTCTGCGGGGAAGAGACCGCCCTCTTCGAATCGATCGAAGGCGGGCGAGGGGAGCCCCGGGTCAAGCCGCCCTACCCGACCGACGTCGGGCTGTTCGGCCGGCCGACGGTCATCAACAACGTCGAGACCCTGGCCAATGTGGCCCCGATCATCACCCGCGGCTGGGAATGGTTCCGCGGCCTCGGGACCGAGCGGACCCCGGGCACCAAGGTCTTCACCCTCACCGGCGACGTCGTCAACGAGGGTCTCATCGAGGTGCCGATGGGCATCACCATGCGCGAGGTCATCTTCGACATCGGCGGCGGCATCAAGGACGGCCACTCGTTCAAGATGGCCCAAACCGGCGGCACCTCCGGCGGATGCCTCCCCAAGGAGCTGCTGGACGTGCCGATGGACTATGACAACCTGGCCGCGGCCGGTTCAGCCCTGGGCTCGGGGGCCATCCTGGTGATGGACGATACCCACTGCATCGTCGACGTGGCCAAGGTCTTCGCCCACTTCTTTGTCCACGAGTCATGCGGCAAGTGCGCCCCCTGCCGAGAGGGGACTTTCCGGATCCACCAACTGGTCGAGAAGATCACCCGCGGCGAGGCTGATGAACGAACCATCGACCTGATCGGCGCCCTGGCCGAGATGATGTACAAGGCGCCGCTCTGCCCGCTGGGGCAAGCGGCCCCGCTGCCCATCATGTCAACCCTCAAGTGGTTCCGGAGCGAATACGATGCCCACATCAACGAGAAGCGCTGCCCGACCGGGACATGCCGGACCCTTACGGCCAGAGTCTCGGTCGCGGACTAGC
Coding sequences within:
- the nuoF gene encoding NADH-quinone oxidoreductase subunit NuoF: FKKQSRVVLRNCGLIDPEVIEEYIAQGGYQALGKALTTMTPEDVIATVKMAKLRGRGGAGFPTALKWEFARKAPGAEKYIVCNADEGEPGTFKDRLILEGDPHSILEGMAVAAYAVGASYGYIYVRGEYTLSIRRLQTAIEKARGLGLLGKNIFNSGFNFDVEIRLGAGAYVCGEETALFESIEGGRGEPRVKPPYPTDVGLFGRPTVINNVETLANVAPIITRGWEWFRGLGTERTPGTKVFTLTGDVVNEGLIEVPMGITMREVIFDIGGGIKDGHSFKMAQTGGTSGGCLPKELLDVPMDYDNLAAAGSALGSGAILVMDDTHCIVDVAKVFAHFFVHESCGKCAPCREGTFRIHQLVEKITRGEADERTIDLIGALAEMMYKAPLCPLGQAAPLPIMSTLKWFRSEYDAHINEKRCPTGTCRTLTARVSVAD